The Lineus longissimus chromosome 2, tnLinLong1.2, whole genome shotgun sequence genome window below encodes:
- the LOC135483158 gene encoding uncharacterized protein LOC135483158 isoform X3, producing the protein MGSITILTPVTMFTTKKRPAPHMSNDHQRSVSLQNVGRQELGETGCLPSITKEDKIFGKISPRKFSIKKGHLVARIHGADKDEVSEHNHLKVSLRPSRKKTTVGLQSVAQKRLSVSAPAILDEVDLGGQDHSVGVKVNSLLDSSGGLKKANHVPKSSLVNSASNSANRNHTSTSSSDIGLSAKTNSGRADSLTPVLRGARSPTPVAQKKRRAHSPGPTNQKVGTGLNKHGISILKQTTGSEVNGAVSPLQSPAKAGLTWNQKGEAQSPVKRSGTWDKHKQKKPKVKRPHVYMMHLVKDKTDELGLDIAGGKGSARGDIGVFVAGVVDDGAAERDGRLRKGDEILKVNGRSVKEMTLHEVATVMITSPIVVQLLVASKHKPVEQHPKKLPTPKLVVHSPEEKRQTKKKMPVPKSPTIARIMKITLMKGAGGRGLGFSIVGGEDSSKGSMGIFIKTVFSDGVAALDGRLSRGDEVLEVNGTPLMGQSHKAAVRQFKEIRKGPIELMIKRLTSPKPRMRSDAFLETALETPPLSPPQWRKSKDGATDQETSTTNSITSVESYSNVPVRENSPKRFVKNTNLRRSPSKYQKAVTKSCSLENSRLYKSEESLARLHEKLRTKAAREMVTARIGGGGNLENRRYNLVLSISDDEAEKLFGPLKSSNLSPSHEKSQSETNLSPSHEKSQSETNLSPNKDDGSPFFTESLEPAFSTRSLVNLHFNKHGLVLLENVEQHKSDGLLHKIEQGLSVPYSKLSLSDGYQNIHSSSHDVDLDISDTCSTFSDTCSSQSSVFASQYSSQNILAASSLTTIDIDGYTPHSLEPTQPPAKISLSSSSPAIYMHLGQGLQLQPSAPSVDVNQDHDKQKGCKQKLSLSEQMLMFDIEQSGSVSVAQDGVSVGHTYVEVTNNADQVGPIRNDVETKDSVLCSESVAAGSKSNELDLISPGCSALEDHVSDMVDENAEVCNNVNIDNSEETVSAPIKKSRRKFRPRSQRKSSDSAIFSTSEAATILDDASECWGDSGNVSSDNDGAFSEVAPQIIEEQKPSVRNMIQKIEELKVDTSAVEMQLKYFPRKDSKSDEVFLQSPNSSGKFENVCSKSANTRMLSFSSDKDDVRIPTVDLTRAARSSLDNSFVASPKSLDSSLFRTTIPTTDVSASISLNSRLRPKSPTPDMGNPRHVPHGRDVPAIHSQNTPIAEVVCSNSASFGEMEITKSLSNDLQSEPKESSISATLLAPNSKSLASDEEAALQALDDVLGSYQHSDFGSLDQISRVSPVVSASADSQKKDLDSIEDALWNEKEAFKTLDDVLSSFQHSNNSSFDLSNRDSPHVESGYPKDSLPRSLSPGSRFCDIDSLRSIVAGKDFDPYFQPMLSDDCDELELSQRPLASRCLSAPIFGQIEEDPNEGASGDEVEQRYKLPQLCSIDPNLSSRMLELKLDTRYNSTSLQKELVSRPADLDLGSASLNSSVTAEKPKQGSKLAVMLKKSASFLKRKDKDSPPKLPGTAKPQRRASSPSSTLATSPTKEKPSRRKFSLQSPITVKSMKSYVLDSPASKNEDATHARLDDTLDMTLFTPKKESPRPGLFEVILEKVPGQSIGIGVICKETADGHMGIFIEEIMPGSLADQDGRFGVGCQVLQVNSYVMLNMSAADAGVIFRSLPIGPVRLILLNNEGFEIDNKDGSNKFIDDRSRDCDLKNNMYLFGAGSFRKQGQRSPTSSNHQVSSQDIPQRITNDASAKLSNALFEGSDSSPRGLPNSDSGYNTSTSREGSMRSDQRHNTDVSRCNTSPSYVCCTANYSKTEPKISKDNPYWFGRRLSSPKLKRKKKDDIPLNADTAANKKDEIVNNTAFKSNQTLHTETKSADMVPLRGFYQNKNLPNESVLASHETKPKTDLNETLPIVCVTTGIGQPEKNSNGDIPKMSLSGQSASQISGDGENTEDAPVDVFERRKMFEQLSGNMLDISARKSPITSPRIKRHASHVEEKPMIIKDVTSGHLSGPRVKRSASHCGVVGVSGNPVQVDENIKDTMGFDVGMHDKLYPTAFDGAVGDSKTTKVIPHDADYARGPVVQTNESSKDHKETQLCKGIQAVEPEIKQEKPDILILQRLPGEKLGMGLYIKGGKEQGTRVNGVYVEKILPGSPAERLTRGTKGLKIGDEIVEINGAPLSELSQCEILTVFQELPLRIILTVQKGDGKIPLSEEEGDSVEPRIDVVPDLTASKVKVEKSQSERDLHSDETRFDNRHSNESSDDWTPCCSSVGTDDSVTADDDSTPEGFEKILVNTTVPPKAVLGLSITPSYGSTAGLFQVNRVLINGVCYRNDLVKIGDRLLSCNGKQLTNITLQECVKCVNITGDVTITLLRKSENKEVPPVHKIDETASGDSDLEHGYISDDSDPELTSWKKLNPSRGSEAKVLAKDVKSKPKRSKSCHDGKALHPKAIDQQHNKLFASSSVRLAFARKRYQIHLDSDDSDTNTTVSDNSVELLNLRRLSSPEMDSNFFLVDPDTAPEASCPLNTPQLYAKNWAMGLETFLQTEENVRENPYERETSFSNDIFEVYNFHGTDRSVDQDAAHHKLGKESDAWMSPYESDSPSLITIEEEAVEPSYLEEDSPRRNDQTKYESGVFEAFTDMLKDNLMGKGLAIQKLIEEDDVKEEVFVSPERETLFESGFVDDTPLKEGTVVNPSEPPYTFIDELLDYLSEEERSMSLDGKQETTMAEQVEITSAPSKPSYSWDNLFYVGPKSDEDIDHDRKSSQHSDPPTPGKERNSCDNSHPFSSTPNIKSNKEIAVPSKLVDNHPPNTLDLLRSPHDLRQCEVTPEALTSPFEKLEQELAEQEFADLAGGFSSNVWRTPMKECRSVPERGLDLSPVEQQTVRNLLSMSPPASPPRVPPRSGSNTAGKSDDRENFHGASILAFQSASVKVDPEVYRNDANKISPDSNSNIHALYENRSVPDRPHVVSQSPATTKPPPVPIKPRTPTAKNAKLLPISLSDNLDGLLCESSRDKAIDDDVFYSDNTGLKQMTVERKPSAVKYLAKKFESSPDDRCKHPNQANTGAEGHQKDNSTLFYTGPVDKTSQSANEERDNKKKYNIHVVDPTLPVIRRPKLNSLRPLAPRRPFSWSGYLDTTNIPSASTDDGDATEQKMMKSMPSLADEIQEETRRRKVSSYEKIMSPKPFTKDMIHVPLAQAIEPVAKQERSLAGPFQIDMLKSILGIGVKVTVTADGQVMVREIERSSSLMNLGKVKEGDYLLCVNSTVVIGLSQARVDQILRLLPRGLNKLILSTTPYYLDKDKVKTY; encoded by the exons TGTCCTCCGAGGTGCCCGAAGCCCAACTCCAGTTGCGCAAAAGAAACGCCGTGCTCACAGCCCTGGACCAACCAATCAAAAGGTTGGGACTGGTTTGAATAAACATGGAATTAGTATCCTGAAGCAGACGACAGGATCAGAGGTCAATGGAGCTGTTTCACCTCTGCAGAGTCCTGCGAAGGCTGGTTTGACATGGAATCAGAAGGGGGAGGCACAATCGCCAGTCAAAAGGTCTGGGACATGGGACAAGCATAAACAAAAGAAGCCAAAAGTCAAG CGTCCGCATGTGTACATGATGCACCTCGTGAAGGATAAGACTGATGAGTTAGGCCTAGACATTGCAGGAGGCAAAGGTTCAGCTCGGGGAGATATTGGCGTATTTGTGGCTGGGGTGGTTGACGATGGCGCTGCAGAGAG GGATGGGAGGCTGCGAAAAGGTGATGAAATCCTGAAAGTGAATGGCCGCAGTGTGAAGGAGATGACACTGCATGAAGTGGCCACGGTCATGATCACATCCCCCATTGTTGTCCAGTTATTGGTGGCTTCCAAG CATAAACCAGTTGAGCAGCACCCCAAGAAGTTGCCCACACCCAAATTAGTCGTACACTCACCGGAAGAGAAGAGACAG ACAAAAAAGAAAATGCCTGTGCCCAAAAGTCCAACAATTGCTCGCATCATGAAAATCACCCTCATGAAGGGTGCTGGGGGGAGAGGTCTTGGCTTCAGCATCGTCGGGGGTGAAGATTCTTCAAAAGGCAGCATGGGGATCTTTATCAAAACAGTCTTCTCAGATGGTGTGGCTGCACTTGATGGCAGGCTTTCCAGAG GCGATGAAGTATTAGAAGTAAACGGAACGCCTCTCATGGGTCAGAGCCATAAAGCTGCTGTGAGGCAGTTCAAGGAGATCAGGAAAGGACCGATTGAACTCATGATCAAGAGGCTGACCAGCCCTAAACCAAG GATGCGGTCTGATGCCTTTTTGGAGACCGCACTGGAAACACCACCTCTTTCACCTCCACAGTGGAGAAAATCTAAAGATGGAGCCACAGACCAAGAAACGAGCACCACTAACTCAATTACATCTGTTGAATCTTATTCAAATGTACCAGTGAGAGAAAACTCCCCAAAACGTTTTGTGAAAAATACAAACCTGCGTCGCTCGCCTTCCAAGTATCAGAAAGCAGTCACAAAATCGTGCAGTCTTGAAAATTCCCGCTTGTATAAATCAGAGGAAAGTCTTGCACGCTTGCATGAAAAGTTACGGACTAAAGCAGCACGGGAGATGGTCACAGCCCGAATTGGTGGAGGAGGGAATCTGGAAAATAGACGTTACAATTTGGTGTTGTCCATCTCTGACGATGAAGCAGAGAAACTCTTCGGTCCACTCAAGTCGTCAAATCTCTCCCCTAGTCATGAGAAGAGTCAGTCAGAGACAAATCTCTCCCCTAGTCATGAGAAGAGTCAGTCAGAGACGAATCTCTCCCCAAACAAAGATGACGGAAGTCCTTTTTTTACAGAGTCATTAGAACCAGCATTTTCTACTCGGAGTCTGGTGAATCTCCATTTCAATAAACATGGCTTGGTACTACTAGAGAACGTAGAACAGCATAAATCAGACGGATTGCTTCATAAAATTGAACAAGGGTTATCAGTGCCATATTCCAAGCTCTCACTCTCGGATGGTTATCAGAATATTCACAGTTCGAGCCATGATGTAGATCTTGATATAAGCGATACTTGCTCCACATTTTCTGACACCTGTAGCTCCCAGTCAAGTGTTTTTGCATCTCAGTACAGCTCGCAAAACATCCTCGCGGCTTCATCATTGACTACCATTGATATTGATGGATACACGCCTCATTCCCTGGAACCAACACAACCTCCAGCCAAAATCTCTCTCTCATCCTCTTCACCTGCTATTTATATGCATCTTGGACAAGGGTTGCAGTTACAACCCTCTGCACCCTCTGTGGACGTAAACCAGGACCATGATAAACAGAAAGGCTGCAAACAGAAATTGTCCCTTTCAGAACAGATGCTAATGTTTGATATTGAACAAAGTGGCTCTGTTTCCGTGGCTCAAGATGGCGTTTCTGTTGGCCATACATATGTTGAAGTAACAAATAATGCTGATCAGGTTGGTCCCATCAGAAATGACGTTGAAACTAAAGACAGTGTGCTTTGTTCTGAATCCGTTGCTGCTGGGTCCAAAAGCAATGAATTGGATCTGATTTCACCAGGGTGTTCGGCCTTGGAAGATCATGTGTCTGACATggttgatgaaaatgctgaAGTTTGTAACAATGTCAACATTGATAACTCAGAGGAGACTGTGTCTGCTCCTATCAAGAAATCAAGACGGAAATTCCGCCCTCGATCTCAAAGGAAGAGCTCCGATTCAGCTATTTTCAGTACAAGTGAAGCCGCTACAATTCTGGATGACGCATCAGAATGTTGGGGTGACTCCGGAAATGTTAGCAGTGACAACGATGGTGCTTTCTCGGAAGTGGCGCCACAAATTATTGAAGAGCAGAAACCAAGTGTTCGCAACATGATTCAAAAGATAGAGGAACTGAAAGTTGATACTTCCGCAGTGGAAATgcaattgaaatattttccaaGAAAGGATTCAAAAAGTGATGAAGTGTTTCTTCAGTCTCCCAATTCTTCTGGAAAATTTGAGAATGTTTGCTCAAAGTCTGCTAACACTAGAATGCtcagcttttcttcagataaagATGATGTCCGCATCCCCACCGTAGATTTGACTAGAGCTGCACGTTCCTCATTGGATAACAGCTTCGTTGCCTCACCAAAAAGTCTAGATTCTTCTTTGTTCAGGACAACGATCCCCACCACAGATGTGTCAGCTTCAATAAGTCTGAACTCTCGCTTGAGACCAAAAAGTCCAACCCCAGACATGGGTAACCCGCGACACGTCCCTCATGGTCGAGATGTTCCAGCCATTCATTCTCAAAATACTCCTATTGCAGAAGTTGTTTGCTCAAATTCTGCATCCTTCGGTGAAATGGAAATTACGAAATCTCTGTCCAACGATCTGCAAAGTGAACCAAAAGAAAGTTCAATCTCCGCAACATTGCTAGCTCCGAATTCTAAATCACTTGCATCTGACGAAGAAGCTGCACTGCAAGCTTTGGACGATGTTCTTGGTTCGTATCAACATTCAGACTTCGGATCGTTAGATCAAATTTCGCGAGTTTCACCCGTTGTCAGTGCCTCTGCTGACTCTCAAAAGAAAGATTTAGATTCTATTGAGGATGCGTTGTGGAATGAAAAAGAGGCATTTAAAACCTTAGATGACGTTCTGAGTTCTTTTCAGCACTCGAACAATAGTTCCTTTGACTTATCTAACCGTGATTCTCCTCATGTTGAAAGTGGCTATCCCAAGGACTCATTGCCTCGTTCACTTTCACCTGGGTCAAGATTCTGTGATATTGATTCACTAAGGAGTATAGTTGCTGGTAAAGATTTCGATCCATATTTTCAGCCAATGCTTTCTGATGACTGTGATGAGTTAGAATTGTCTCAACGCCCTCTGGCCTCAAGATGCTTAAGCGCACCAATATTTGGTCAGATTGAAGAAGACCCTAATGAGGGCGCTAGTGGTGATGAAGTGGAACAGAGATACAAGTTACCACAATTATGTTCTATCGATCCAAACTTGAGCTCAAGGATGTTAGAACTAAAATTAGACACGCGCTACAATTCAACCTCTTTACAAAAGGAACTTGTCTCAAGACCAGCAGACTTAGATCTGGGCTCAGCGTCGTTAAATTCATCTGTGACGGCAGAAAAGCCTAAACAGGGATCAAAATTAGCAGTAATGTTGAAAAAGAGTGCTAGTTTCCTTAAAAGGAAAGATAAGGATTCTCCGCCAAAACTGCCAGGCACAGCTAAACCGCAGAGACGGGCTTCTTCTCCTTCATCTACCTTGGCAACGAGTCCGACAAAAGAAAAGCCCAGCCGACGGAAATTTTCTTTACAAAGCCCAATTACCGTCAAGTCAATGAAGTCCTACGTGTTGGACTCTCCAGCTTCAAAGAATGAGGACGCCACTCATGCCAGGCTAGACGACACTTTGGATATGACATTGTTCACACCCAAGAAAGAATCTCCGAGGCCAGGGTTGTTTGAAGTTATTTTGGAAAAAg TTCCTGGCCAGTCGATTGGTATTGGTGTCATCTGTAAGGAGACAGCAGATGGCCACATGGGTATCTTCATTGAGGAGATCATGCCAGGCTCCTTAGCTGATCAGGATGGGAGATTTGG GGTTGGATGCCAGGTGTTGCAAGTGAATAGTTACGTCATGTTGAACATGAGTGCCGCTGATGCTGGTGTCATATTCCGCTCACTGCCAATAGGACCTGTCCGACTTATACTGCTCAATAACGAAGGCTTCGAG ATTGATAATAAAGATGGAAGTAACAAATTTATTGATGACCGGAGCAGAGACTGTG ATTTAAAGAATAATATGTATTTATTTGGTGCGGGCAGCTTTAGAAAACAGGGCCAAAGG TCTCCAACGTCATCAAATCATCAAGTCTCCAGTCAAGACATTCCACAACGCATTACCAACGATGCTTCAGCAAAACTATCCAATGCACTTTTCGAGGGTAGTGACTCTAGTCCACGGGGATTACCTAACTCTGATTCTGGCTACAACACGAGCACATCTCGTGAGGGTTCAATGAGGTCCGACCAGCGTCATAATACGGATGTCTCACGATGCAACACTTCACCCAGCTATGTCTGTTGTACAGCAAATTATTCCAAAACAGAGCCGAAGATATCCAAGGACAATCCGTATTGGTTTGGGCGACGTTTGTCTTCACCGAAACTGAAACGGAAGAAAAAGGATGACATACCCTTGAATGCTGATACTGCTGCAAACAAGAAAGATGAGATTGTAAACAATACTGCTTTCAAGTCAAATCAGACTTTACATACAGAAACAAAGTCTGCTGATATGGTGCCTTTGAGgggtttttatcaaaataaaaacttACCAAATGAAAGTGTACTTGCTAGTCATGAAACGAAACCAAAGACGGATTTGAATGAAACTTTGCCGATAGTTTGTGTCACTACAGGTATTGGTCAACCTGAAAAGAATTCTAATGGCGACATACCTAAAATGAGTTTATCTGGACAAAGTGCATCCCAGATATCAGGGGATGGGGAAAATACTGAAGATGCCCCAGTGGACGTGTTCGAAAGACGGAAAATGTTCGAACAATTGAGTGGAAATATGTTAGATATTTCTGCGAGAAAGTCACCAATTACTAGTCCAAGGATAAAGAGACACGCAAGTCATGTGGAGGAGAAACCAATGATTATCAAGGATGTTACCAGTGGTCATTTGTCCGGGCCTCGTGTCAAGAGAAGTGCTAGTCATTGTGGGGTTGTTGGTGTGTCAGGGAATCCGGTCCAAGTGGATGAAAACATTAAAGATACTATGGGGTTTGATGTCGGAATGCATGACAAGTTGTATCCTACTGCATTTGATGGTGCTGTTGGAGATTCGAAAACAACCAAAGTCATTCCTCATGATGCTGATTATGCCAGGGGCCCTGTGGTTCAAACCAATGAGAGTTCTAAGGATCATAAAGAAACCCAACTATGTAAAGGAATCCAGGCAGTGGAGCCAGAAATTAAGCAGGAGAAACCTGATATTCTAATCTTGCAACGTTTACCTGGCGAAAAACTTGGGATGGGGTTGTACATAAAAGGGGGCAAGGAACAAGGGACACGCGTTAATGGGGTGTACGTGGAGAAGATACTGCCAGGAAGTCCTGCGGAGAGGTTAACACGGGGAACAAAAGGTTTAAAGATTGGGGATGAGATTGTGGAGATCAACGGTGCCCCGTTGAGCGAGTTATCTCAATGTGAGATTCTAACAGTATTCCAGGAACTACCTCTAAGGATTATTTTGACGGTGCAAAAGGGGGATGGGAAGATACCTCTCTCAGAGGAGGAGGGGGATAGTGTGGAACCACGCATTGATGTGGTTCCTGATTTGACCGCGAGTAAGGTCAAGGTCGAGAAGTCTCAATCTGAGCGTGACCTCCATTCTGATGAAACTCGATTTGACAATCGCCATAGCAATGAGAGTAGTGACGATTGGACGCCATGTTGCAGCTCCGTCGGAACAGACGATTCTGTGACAGCTGATGACGATTCAACACCTGAAGGATTTGAGAAGATTCTCGTTAATACGACGGTCCCACCGAAGGCTGTCTTAGGCCTAAGCATCACACCCAGTTACGGATCAACTGCTGGACTTTTCCAG GTCAATCGCGTACTCATCAATGGCGTCTGCTACAGGAACGATTTGGTGAAAATCGGTGATCGTCTGCTCTCATGCAATGGTAAACAGCTAACGAACATCACACTCCAAGAATGCGTGAAATGTGTGAATATAACTGGGGACGTCACAATCACTTTGTTACGCAAAAGTGAAAATAAGGAGGTGCCACCTGTTCACAAAATAGATGAGACAGCATCAGGGGATTCTGATCTTGAACATGGTTATATTTCTGATGATAGTGATCCAGAACTCACAAGTTGGAAAAAGTTGAACCCTTCTCGAGGCTCTGAGGCTAAGGTTCTGGCAAAGGATGTTAAAAGCAAACCAAAACGTAGCAAAAGTTGTCATGATGGGAAGGCGCTACATCCAAAAGCTATTGATCAGCAACACAATAAACTATTTGCAAGTTCCAGCGTGAGGTTGGCCTTTGCAAGGAAACGCTACCAAATTCATCTAGACTCTGATGACTCTGACACCAACACAACTGTGTCCGACAATAGTGTTGAGTTGCTCAACTTGCGGAGATTGAGTTCACCGGAGATGGATTCAAACTTTTTCCTGGTTGATCCGGACACTGCGCCTGAGGCATCATGTCCGTTAAACACGCCACAACTATACGCCAAGAACTGGGCAATGGGCCTGGAAACATTCCTCCAGACAGAGGAGAATGTAAGGGAAAACCCGTATGAGAGAGAGACAAGTTTTTCTAACGATATTTTTGAGGTTTATAACTTTCATGGTACTGATAGGTCAGTTGATCAGGACGCTGCCCACCATAAGTTGGGGAAAGAAAGCGATGCGTGGATGTCACCGTACGAGAGCGATAGTCCCTCACTGATTACCATTGAGGAAGAAGCCGTTGAACCATCTTATCTTGAAGAAGATAGCCCCCGCCGTAATGATCAGACGAAATATGAGAGTGGTGTGTTTGAGGCTTTTACGGACATGTTAAAGGACAATCTGATGGGGAAGGGTTTGGCAATTCAAAAGTTGATTGAGGAGGATGATGTCAAAGAGGAGGTGTTTGTATCTCCAGAAAGAGAGACTTTGTTTGAGTCTGGTTTTGTTGATGATACACCTCTAAAAGAAGGTACTGTGGTCAACCCGTCTGAACCGCCGTACACATTCATAGACGAGTTATTAGACTACCTGAGTGAGGAAGAACGTTCCATGAGCTTAGACGGTAAACAAGAAACCACAATGGCAGAACAGGTTGAGATAACGAGTGCCCCATCCAAGCCAAGCTATTCCTGGGATAACTTGTTCTATGTCGGCCCAAAATCTGATGAAGATATCGATCATGATAGGAAATCATCTCAGCATTCTGATCCTCCAACTCCTGGGAAGGAGAGAAACAGCTGTGATAATTCCCACCCCTTTTCATCCACGCCAAATATAAAGTCGAACAAAGAGATCGCAGTGCCATCTAAACTGGTAGACAATCATCCGCCGAACACTCTAGATCTACTGCGATCCCCGCATGATTTAAGGCAATGTGAAGTCACTCCAGAGGCTCTCACTAGCCCATTTGAAAAACTTGAACAGGAATTAGCTGAGCAAGAATTCGCTGATCTTGCTGGTGGGTTTTCTTCTAATGTATGGAGGACTCCAATGAAAGAATGTCGGAGTGTACCAGAACGTGGGTTAGACTTGAGTCCAGTTGAACAGCAAACAGTTCGCAATCTTCTGTCTATGTCGCCTCCAGCATCGCCGCCGAGGGTCCCACCAAGGTCAGGTTCCAACACTGCCGGAAAGTCTGATGACAGGGAGAACTTCCATGGTGCATCTATACTAGCTTTTCAGAGTGCATCTGTCAAGGTCGATCCTGAGGTTTACCGAAATGATGCGAACAAAATTTCGCCTGATTCTAATTCCAATATTCATGCTCTATATGAAAACCGGTCTGTTCCAGATAGACCACATGTTGTTTCTCAATCGCCAGCTACTACAAAACCACCACCAGTGCCCATCAAACCAAGGACACCGACTGccaaaaatgcaaaattgcTGCCGATTTCATTAAGTGATAatttagatggtttattgtgtGAAAGTAGCAGAGATAAagccattgatgatgatgtgttCTATTCAGACAACACTGGGCTGAAACAAATGACAGTTGAAAGGAAACCGAGTGCGGTTAAATATTTAGCGAAGAAATTTGAATCTTCACCAGATGATCGGTGCAAACATCCTAACCAGGCCAATACAGGCGCAGAAGGACATCAGAAAGATAACTCAACCTTGTTTTATACAGGCCCAGTGGACAAAACTAGTCAATCGGCAAATGAAGAAAGGGACAATAAAAAGAAATACAATATTCACGTAGTTGATCCCACACTGCCTGTAATCCGGCGGCCTAAATTGAACTCATTACGACCATTGGCACCCCGGCGACCTTTTAGCTGGAGTGGATACCTTGATACGACGAATATACCAAGCGCGTCGACAGATGATGGTGATGCTACAGAGCAGAAGATGATGAAAAGTATGCCGTCACTCGCTGATGAGATTCAGGAGGAGACAAGACGTCGGAAGGTTTCTTCATACGAAAAGATTATGTCGCCAAAGCCGTTCACGAAGGATATGATCCACGTCCCATTGGCACAAGCAATTGAGCCAGTTGCAAAGCAAGAACGCAGCCTCGCTGGTCCGTTCCAGATCGACATGCTGAAGAGTATCCTTGGCATTGGGGTCAAGGTTACAGTGACTGCTGACGGCCAAGTGATGGTGCGGGAGATAGAGAGGTCTAGTTCGTTGATGAACCTGGGCAAAGTGAA AGAGGGTGACTACTTGCTGTGTGTCAACAGTACGGTTGTGATTGGTTTATCCCAGGCCAGAGTTGACCAGATTTTACGATTGCTGCCGCGGGGTCTGAATAAACTCATTCTATCGACGACGCCCTATTATCTGGACAAGGATAAAG